Sequence from the Seriola aureovittata isolate HTS-2021-v1 ecotype China chromosome 6, ASM2101889v1, whole genome shotgun sequence genome:
tttttttgcaatcCATGTTGTAAGTGTGCAAATGTACAAATATACATTACACTAATACAGATGTTCGACACTTTCTATTTCTCCTTTATTACAGATGAATGATTTCTTAATACTTattaattcaataaaaacaatttttacaAACTGTAAAAAGTTGTATGAAATGAGATTTTGggttcatgttttcatttacatgtttcacTGGTTCATAGTGAGGAGATATGTCATGTTAGTATAGATTTCAAACTATGAGTTGGCTTGGTGCCAttagttattttttcatttttcaaggaGAGTTTTACATTTGTTAAAAAGTAAATGCTTTGTGTTAGCCAAAATGGATTAATTTTCATCTGCAGTCTCTTGTATGAAAGTTGGCCCTAACAGCAAAAATGAAGTCTCCTACATTCATAGTCTGGCACATTCTTTTAACATGTTTAACAAGAATgacatgtctgtcttttttgCCAGTGTTGTGTGAATCAAATAAGATAATGTTAGGATTacgtgggaaaaaaaaagagaaaaaaaaaaaaatcagtggaaATCAGTTtaatcactgtttttcttttatatatcggttttttgtttaaaatgctATATTTGGCAATTATAGTTTTCTGCATTATATCACTTATGCTTTCATCATCTGTGATGCTTTTAAAGTGCTACAGTATAGAAATCATgtttaaattgattttaatgTGTATAATACACAACTGCcaaactgtaaatgtatttaatggGCCAATTTGAAGGCTGAGTTTGTgcacgtgtgagtgtgtgtgtgtgtgtgtgtgtgtgtgtgtgtgtgtgtgtgtgtgtgtgtgcgtgtgtatgccATTGCTTCTGTCTCAGATCCTGAGGGATTTATGAACAATGTCAAGTTCCCTCTGAAGACCTGAGTCTCTTCACTGCCTCTTAAAGCTTAATGCTCCCTGACTGAGTGGCACAGCGAGagccacacactctctctctatgtgCCACAGATAATGCTAAGAACAACCTCTCAATTCCAGCTCTCCTCCAAGCCTAATGTGCCCTCCTTCCTCTACCGCACGCACACGGTCATTTCCATTCAATGAGACACCAGTGCAAACGTGGACGATTGTAATGGAAAACACTAACATTGTCCCTAATGGTTTCCCATCCCAGGAGAGTTTTAAAACATATGTAAATTTATGTTAAcccaacagaaacacatattTACAATAGCACAGGGTAATCACAATATGAAGACATGGTGCGCTGGCCTCGTAGATGGAGGCGCCATGTGTCATTAGTcttctttatctcttttctgtttcctgttatAGCATCAGTGCAACAATCACTcacaaaaagaatgaaaatggcCTGTGCTCATCTGTGGCACAGTGATGGagaggcagaggtggagggTAAAGAATAAGGTGAAGGAAGAGGTTTTGTGTCTTCACAGCTGCTGGGTGCAGCACATTAGATGAAGTtagtttattaaatattaaactacttaaaatgatttaatgtaCAGGTTTGAAAAGCTGCAAATATCAgatcaaaaacaacatgttaaaaaaaaaatgatcctgAGTAATGACTGACACAGATAAGCAGTGGAGGAGCAGTGGATTATATCTTGCCTGCACAGTATGTTATTGCTGATTTCCAACATCTGAAAactaatttcaacatttttggagTGGAAACAAATAAGAGGGGTGGCTCCTCtgagaataaaacaaagtaaCTGATTTCTCTCAGACATTGTAAAATAATACGCTGCCAGTTCTTGTAAAAAAGAGTCAGACATGATTGacaagaaaatattattttctgcaTTCATTATAAATTCTAATTTTAAACATCTTTGCATGTGGTCGGAGTGCTTCTTTGCCCAATGTGAATTCAGTTTTCTCATGGATTGTAGTTCCTGTTCATGCTGTATGACgttaaatattaaacaataCCAGTGGTGGCAAAAAAGAATAGATTACAGATTTATGATCTGCAGATCATACAATTATAACTGCGAGTGTCAGTTAGGCTCGTAAGCGCTTACAAGCACAATACAAATTGAATGATATGTTAAAATCCTGAGGTTCGTCAATGACCAAGTTAAACACAAGCAGAAAAGTATGCTTAACCAATGAACCTGACTATTTTTAGAGTTTAACAGTAAACATTTAGTCGATCTTTATTATGatcaaaaaaagaacagaaaatacTAAATAGATCAATAGAAGAGTGAAACTCAAATCAttacagatttaaaaatattcaactaccttttctttctaaaacaatattaattgttttaacttttactcatatttcattgtttgtgttttcacaaacaATACACTTGCTGTACTCAAAGCAAATTTAACCTGAAGTCACAGAAGTTCGTTGCTCTACCTGTGGCCCCCCGGTTTaatctctgctctgtttgaCCAGTTGTTCCACCTCCTTCATGAAGCGCAGGCAGAGCTCATCCTGCCACGGCAGGGCGACACACTGCACAGCCACAGGCAGACCCTCGCCTCCAGACACagcctgaacacagacacagactccagtcagaaaacagtcagtaacCAGAACCATCAGTCTGCTGCCTCCACCTACTGACCAAGTGTGGAACTACAGTTTATGAGAGTCACTAATGTGACCTGGCGCTTAAGTTTGGGGTGATACGCAGGAACACAAGTGCAGGAGGTATGCCACCCTTGCTGCTCGCCCTACCAAACTCTCTGAAGGgattattaatcattttttttggACAGTCAATCAAAGaacaacaaagagactcaaaTCCAGAACAAAGTGATGCAAAACCATCACAAAAGACACAAGTCATTTTTGTCTTGCTCTTATGCCTTTGTCTGTATCTAAGGGCTCATTGTCTCGTAATTTGACCATGGCTGTTGGctatttgttgatatttttgtaTATCAGAATATTGTAAGTTTATTTGGCATCTATTTATTGCActgaataaacatttaaactattaattaaaaaaaagttttttcgTCTTAACAGTGTTGATCTACTGTATTATATAGTTGGCAACAGTCACCTCTCACTGGTTTTTCCTACCTGTTTGAAGAGCTTGTCCCAGTGGTCCTGATGAATGCCTTTATAGTCCTTGagttcctcctcatcctctgctgTCACCGTGGAAACGTGAACTACCCCGGCAGGAAAGGTGAGGAGATTGTAAAGCATCGTGTACGAAAGCATGGCTGAAAGGACAGAAAATAGAAATGAGTTATTCACTCTGTTACACCTGCTTTTATAATAGTAATATTTGACCATTAGTGTGGTGATATGCTGGGTTGACATAAAgtgttttatcacttttatgtGAATTTTCCTGATTTTTGGCAGATAATAAAGTCAGATTTCTTTATGCGTCTTATAGTAATTAAGAAAGTGATAACAtcataaaattatttatttttcaatttttttcattgtgtaaaTAAAGCGTGAAACAGTAGTTTCCTGTTTTGCTTCACTGTTTAAAAACAAGAGATTTTCTTGTTCAGTAACCAGAGTGAGTCTGGAGAAACCTCACAGGAAGAGCGGCTGCTGTTTTTAGCCATTTTCACAGTATCAGTGTCCCTCATGACACATTCTTTGAATTCATTATCACTTTCTCTAAATGccaaatataaattaaaaatatatcattacGGTTTTGCCCCGAGCTACTAAAACAGTtaagtgatttgtttttatgttgtacaGCTATACGTGATTTATGGAAACTATCAGCAAAGACAGAACACCTCTGACCTCATATTTACTTTTCAGAAAACACTATAGGTTACAGAATACAGATGGACAGACTCTATTCATTAACAATGCCATTTCGGTTGTTTGACAAACATCAGTTGAGTATACCGTACGGGTAACCTTGCCGCAGTATAAGAAGTTGTAGGCTGGTCCGATCACAGGGCACAGCAGCACGTCTATGTTGCATCTTCTCCAATCAGCTATTGTTTCTTGAATGTAGtcctaatgaaaacaaacaagagttCAATTTCCCCTTGTGTGCACTCACTCTTGCACAAGTGTCATACTTTTGAACAACAGTACCTCGACAGCAGCATGCTGCTTCCACAGATCTGAAACAGATCTGAAAAGAAGGCAGAGAAAGAGTCAGTATGTTCTGGCATTCGGTCCATCACATACAGTAAGGTTGTGTAACAAAGCCTCGTGAACAAACTGCCATCTTCAAGACAACTCTCTCACCTAACTCCACTGATAGCATTGAAGACGGCAGAACCACGAGGAGACTGCAAAACATGACACGAAACACACTGTCAGACTCATTGTAGGTGTTTTATCATGTAATACACAACCAAGGTCATTTTCAAACTAATGTTATCCTCGTTGTCCCTAAAGAAGATTTATATGGTCTTTAACTCACCAGGGGCTTTAGGAGGAATGAGAGGGTTCTCTTCAACCACTTCGGAAGATAGTAAGGGATAACCTGTGCTCTCAGACAGGGGTCCAGAGGGCCTCCCTCCCTAAAACAGAATCAATCAGAGATCAGtggcacaaaataaaacaatctgaaaGAAGTTTGAAAGAAACAATGTGAGGTTTGATAAAGTTTTAGAACATAGTcttcaaaaagcaaaaactaaTATCACAGCTCCGTGAGGTTTGCACATCTTTGAGATCATACTAACATCAACTGAGTTAAGTTTGTTAGAAGGCTAACGTTTGctaaacaaaattaaaacacagttaGTTGTTTTAGGTATTCAGTCATAAATCAGAGTATtgaacaaatttaaattttgacctgGCTACGGCACTAAATGAAAACTCAGGAGCTCACCGAAGTTATTAtgattcatcctgagggggtATAAATGtatgcaccaaatttcatggcaatccatcaaataggtgttgaggtatttcagtgTGGACTAACTGCCCCACTGACCAGAACTGGACTGGACTATTGGCCGATCAAAAACTaagcaattaatcaaaaaaCCAACTGATTGAAAGGCCAAAAGACATAAAGATAAGTGCCGTGATTCTTCCACACTTCAGTTATTCACAATTATCTAATTATTTAGCTTATTAACAATGACCACACTGATCTTAAAGGGAAATTAAACTTACAGTTTTTGTAGCAGGGTGGTAGTTCCGTCTGCGAGGATACCCTTTACCAACAGCTCAGTGGCAACGTAGTCCATCCTCAGAGGACTGTAGGGCACTAGCTACAGGCACAAATGGCCGAAAGGGAAAAAGTGACTGCATTGGAAGCACACGCCTCATATCACATATTTTAGATGGCCATAAACcatacagtgtgtgtcagtgtgtgttttggtcttACAGTGTGGCCTGCTTGCTCTAACAGTGCTTTGACTTCTCTGATGCCTCGGGCCATGCTCGGAGACGGCTGCATGTAGCCATCACTTTCAACGTAACCGATCCTCAGGGGTTTGGAGCTCTGGTATATCTGAGGATATACATTTTCACTCCGTGAACCATTTGAATGGAAACAGACATTAACAGattcatttaaatcaataaatatttatttaattaataaatatttattgataGGAGGctgaggcttttttttccatttgtcgTAAAGCTTGAATTAAGGCACAATCAAGAAATGGGATAACTCTACTGACAATGACCTGTATATTTAACTTGTGGGTTTTAATGTGCCTGAGCTTTGCCTGCTAATATTTCTGTTTAACACACAGAATGTAATTTTCTGCTGCTAAGGATCTTTCAATCAAGACAATAACAATGGTGACATAGCATGGGATCATAGGAGTTGCTGTTTTCACCACCATTGCCATCACTGCAGTGAGCTattcctggtttggattccttcagtgtcaataattgaagatatattttttttttacacaggtAGCCGATTTcccacagaggtctcctcctctccaaatcaGTGGACCAGGTCattaaaactggtaaaaacacaggataaagcagtttcatgttatAAAATCATCCCCAAGGGGCAGCGAGCCGAGCTGCTGCTAACGTACGCTCAGCTTGTTTCTTTGATAAATCCATGATGATAGATAAACGCAGACATGGATAATAATGTGCCTTCATGTTTCCACTGCACCTTATACGGGTGAACTCAACTAATTATCATCACAGCAGAGCACAGTCCCCCAGAGAAAACATCCATGGTGCGAAAAACAGGCAGCAAACCACTTAAGGGAGTTTTCATCACCATGGGAGACTTGTACCACAGAAGCAAAGTTTCAAATGATTACTACTGAATTGGCAGCAAGTTTCCTTTCCTGCCTGCCATCACCTCTAAAGCTCCCAAATGAGCATATTATATCCCATTTGTTTaatcagtacaaaaaaaaacaaaaaaaacaaagtgattagTGTGATTGCGTtacataaataaagtttgatttgaaTTGACACACCTGCACATTGAAAGGTATAGGTGGAACAGTGGGGTCCAGGGAAAACATGTGGTCACACAGCAGAGCCTGCATACACAGAGCCAGACTCTCCACATCCTTCGCCATGGGTCCAGCAGATGACAGCACTAAATTTGTAAGAAATACAAGACAACACATATTGTGGAAGTGATGATGTAACTCTGTATATCAGTGTGTAGATGAATAATGGATTTTATTCTTACCTGACTTTTGCCCTCGATAAATGGGCCTCACACCCTGTGAACTGAccaagaaacaaagaaataagaCAAAGTAAAGATAAAAGTTTAGTGCAAACTGTCATGACTGCACAATGAATATCCATAAAACTGGCATCAGCAGAAATACTCACCTCAGCCGACCCGCCGTTGGCTTGAAGCCACAGATCCCGCAGAAAGAGGCAGGAATACGGATGCTGCCCCCTATATCACTTCCTAAACCAAGCAGAGAGCCTCCTCCCCCAATGAGAGCCCCCTCCCCACCGGACGAACCTCCAGAGGTCTTCTGGAGATTATGGGGGTTCACGGTCTGCCCATAAATTGGGTTACTGCAGTCATAACTGGAGATgagacaataaaagaaaaacatttttaagcaACGGGCGTCACGGCCTTTGCACGTCTAAAAATGAGATATTACCCTTTGTGTTGACATACATGGACATAATATTGTACAGAATGTGACACAGTGTCACAGCTTAACTTTACGATAACTTGATGTAGAAATGATTTACTTTAACAAGCCTTGGGGTAAGTTGGTTTTCACAAAGGGAATAGCTCCTTGTCTCTTCAGAACCTCAACAAGCACGCTGTCCTTGTGGACAGGCTGGTCCAGATTAATGAGCACACCACACGAAGAGTCGTGATTCTTgtgttgtaaaatgaaaatggacaaagagaGCAGTGTCAGATAATGGCACATCAAAGACATAAACCTGAGCTACATCAAGAATGCCACAACACTAGCGCATTCATATTTGGAAACCCTGTCAGTGTAATTGCTATTGAGTTGATTatggttatatatatatatatatatatatataaaaaaaacaacgaATTACCTTGTATGCAATATTTTCTTTGATACTAATTGGAACTCCATACAAGAGACCATCCTTGTTGGAGCCAATAGTTTTAAGCTGGTCGAAACTTTCCAGCAAAATCCCTGTGCAGCAGTTGAGCTGTTTGTGTACATCCAGAGTCTGtgacaaaaggaaagaaaagaaaagaaaagaaaagaaaagaaaagaaaagaaaagaacagacagGTTCATATTTATGCCTTTTCTCCAAAAGACCGGTTATGTAAAACATGAAACTCTAGTGAAAGGAAACAAGGTagataaatatttgtttgataACAGAGATGACTTTGAGCCAGCAGCCTTGAAGGAATGACTTTGCATTTGTACAAGGCTGTGGTTGACTCTAAATTTGATCCCTGcagagataataataatgatttatttagGATTTTTATGGCGGTTGTTCCAAAGTGAAACACGGTGCCTAACCAGGCACAAATACAACACTAAGAAGTCTGGGGAAATTCATTTCCATGATTGCTTTTCTGCGCTGGTAAATGAGCTGTTATGGTGTGTAACATACCTTTTCCATGTAAGAGTAAAACACATCCTCAGGGTTCAGCAAGCCTTCCCGCAGTTGCTTTGTTAACTCAGAGAGGGACAGTTTCAAGATAGCAGCAGAGTCGGTCGTTGGATgctagaaaacacacacacacacacacacacacacacacacacacacacacacacacacatatatataaaaatataaactaatGTAGTTTCTGAGTGTGTTAAGATtatctccctcactctcctgtTGTATTGAACTTGTTTGGGGAAGTTTATTCAACCTTCATCATTACTGGTACATACTCTCTGGTttggtgacctcagaaaactcCCTGCCTATATTTAACTTTAACCTGGCCAGTGATCTTATCAACAAGAAGAACCATCACCTGTTTGGGTAAAGGCTCTTTTACAGCTATTATAAAtacctttctctctgtctacaCACAAGTGTCACTTGTCAAACACACTGTGCTGTAAGTGTCCCCTGACTCTCTAATGTGCAGGCTGGTTCgttaataatgtaaataacaCAGAGCATCATCTAACAGTATGTTAGCGCTGTGCTCTCCCTGCCATGACAGGTCAAAATGTCCGCGATAACAGCctgataaaacaaagaaattgaCAGCCAAGCGTGTTGACGACAAATGAGGAAATTGATTTATGTTAAAGAACTTAATTATGTAGAAGTGTGAATTAAATCCAGGAGTGTTTGAACTTTCGATCATAACAGGCAAGTCATACCCTCACAACTTTAGCTAATTCTCACCGACTCCTTGTGCCGGAGCACAGCCTGCTCTGCCCGCTGTAGGCTCTCGGTCCTCCGGTTCCTGGCTCTCTGGATCTTATCATTTGCCTCTCGATGGCTGGTGACCTTCCGGACCATCAGCACCAGAGCTCCCACACCGCATGCAGCAGCCGTTATAAGTGTCCGGTTATCCAGCTCCACTCCCCGAAGAAACTGCTCCACTTTCTCCATGGTTGTCCTGTTTGTCTTTTCGCTCCAAGCGCAAGGGGAAAGCGTCGGCTAACTCAGGctaacacacaaagacacggTTTTAAAGCCATGCGTGTGCAGTTACTGGGCTAGTCAGAGCTGTAAAGTCAACAGGTGGGCGCGGTTAACCCGTGTAGTGACATATCTACCTGAAGTACCTTCAGTTTAAGTAACCTTCATTCCAACTGCAAATAAAACCGCCTATGAACCACACTTCTACAAAGCAAAGCAAGACGTTAAGCAACGTAGATGGCGCCAGTGCTACTCCTTAGTCAGTCATTTCAACTGAATGATCAATTTATTCaacataaaaatttaattaatacaCCCCACACTCCACAGAGGCCTGCAGTACAAAGTGGGGTTAGAGGTTAgcgaggtaacttcaggtttgaCCGGTGGTTCACTTCTTTTCCGgagtaaatcaccatggtaactcaAACTGAACTCCTGCAATGCCCTGCCCCGGAacaggttaacttcagaggaaCAAGTCAAGGCCACGCCTCAAAATAACGAGATGCAGAAAGTAGGGAACAGACCCTACAACACTGCAGCAACACTTGGATcatttgtgtacatttttaaagtcaCATCATTGTGTCCTTCGTCCTAGATGAAGATTGTAATTTCTGTAACAGGCAGGGCAAATTCTATGTTTTTTGGTGAAGATGAAACAGTTTCCCTCCTTGGATTGTCTGTGTAAACCTAACATTAAACTGCATGAATTTTACTGaccaaagatgtttttttgtgttgttgttaactAACACGATGACGTCCCATCAGGATAGACATGTTTCATCATAGGATGACGGTGATCACTCAGAACTTTGCAGTGATGCTTCCCTATAAGGAGACAAGTGGACCCAGACCATGCCAGCA
This genomic interval carries:
- the LOC130171517 gene encoding fatty-acid amide hydrolase 1, which gives rise to MEKVEQFLRGVELDNRTLITAAACGVGALVLMVRKVTSHREANDKIQRARNRRTESLQRAEQAVLRHKESHPTTDSAAILKLSLSELTKQLREGLLNPEDVFYSYMEKTLDVHKQLNCCTGILLESFDQLKTIGSNKDGLLYGVPISIKENIAYKNHDSSCGVLINLDQPVHKDSVLVEVLKRQGAIPFVKTNLPQGLLNYDCSNPIYGQTVNPHNLQKTSGGSSGGEGALIGGGGSLLGLGSDIGGSIRIPASFCGICGFKPTAGRLSSQGVRPIYRGQKSVLSSAGPMAKDVESLALCMQALLCDHMFSLDPTVPPIPFNVQIYQSSKPLRIGYVESDGYMQPSPSMARGIREVKALLEQAGHTLVPYSPLRMDYVATELLVKGILADGTTTLLQKLEGGPLDPCLRAQVIPYYLPKWLKRTLSFLLKPLSPRGSAVFNAISGVRSVSDLWKQHAAVEDYIQETIADWRRCNIDVLLCPVIGPAYNFLYCGKVTPMLSYTMLYNLLTFPAGVVHVSTVTAEDEEELKDYKGIHQDHWDKLFKQAVSGGEGLPVAVQCVALPWQDELCLRFMKEVEQLVKQSRD